The proteins below come from a single Ahaetulla prasina isolate Xishuangbanna chromosome 16, ASM2864084v1, whole genome shotgun sequence genomic window:
- the LOC131186296 gene encoding zinc finger protein 501-like, producing MMEEDGGARRGKEGSAGREEEEESGPRGASLPCPVAASPGDGGERPGGSGAAGGMSPGGARERRLPGGRCGEEETGGDPETVLEGGGSFGRPGRPPRIQEGGKEHQCPECGKSFRTNGHLQRHLRIHSGEKPYTCHECGNSFSWSSNFYIHQKIHTEEKPYKCSECEKCFKSNYYLKSHLRSHLGEKPHKCHECGKSFSWSSSLYLHQKIHTGKKPYKCSECEKCFKRNQHLQSHLRIHSGEKPHKCLDCGKSFSQTSNLYTHQKIHWREKLRYQCPECGKTFRTNGDIQRHLRIHSGEKPYKCLECGKSFSLSSSLYGHQRIHSGEKHHKCLDCGMSFNHRSSFSRHQRIHLGEKPYKCLECGKKFTQGSSLYRHQRIHSGEKPHKCLECGKSFSLSSSLYRHQMIHTGEKPYKCLECGKSFNWNSSLYGHQRIHSGEKHHKCLECGKRFTQRSSLYKHQMIHSGEKPYKCLECGKNFSQRSSLYRHQRIHSGEKPHKFPECGKTFKANRDPMWRKTI from the exons ATGATGGAG gaggacggaggagcccggcgggggaaggaaggaagcgccggccgagaggaggaggaggagagcgggcCCCGCGGAGCATCCCTTCCCTGTCCCGTAGCGGCTTCCCCGGGAGACGGCGGGGAAAGGCCGGGGGGCTCCGGGGCTGCCGGAGGGATGAGCCCAGGGGGAGCCCGGGAAAGGCGGCTGCCTGGAGGGCGATGCGGGGAGGAGGAAACGGGCGGAGACCCCGAGACGGTCCTGGAGGGCGGAGGCTCCTTCGGAAGACCCGGGAGGCCCCCAAGGatccaggagggaggaaaggaacatCAGTGCCCGGAATGTGGAAAGTCCTTCAGAACAAATGGACATCTTCAAAGGCATCTAAGGATCCACTCGGGAGAAAAACCTTATACATGCCATGAGTGTGGAAACAGCTTCAGTTGGAGCAGTAACTTTTATATACATCAAAAGATACACACAgaagaaaaaccatataaatgctcAGAATGTGAAAAATGCTTCAAATCAAATTACTATCTTAAAAGCCATCTAAGGAGCCACTTAGGAGAGAAACCTCATAAATGCcatgagtgtggaaagagcttcagctgGAGCAGCAGTCTTTATCTACAtcaaaagatccacacaggaaaAAAACCGTATAAATGTTCAGAATGTGAAAAATGCTTCAAAAGGAATCAGCATCTTCAAAGCCATCtaaggatccactcaggagaaaaaccacataaatgcctggactgtggaaagagcttcagtcagaCTAGCAACCTTTATACACATCAAAAGATCCATTGGCGAGAGAAACTGAGATATCAGTGCCCGGAATGTGGGAAGACCTTCAGAACAAATGGAGATATTCAAAGGCATCTAAGGATCCACTCGggagaaaaaccttataaatgcctggagtgtggaaagagcttcagtctgAGCAGCAGCCTTTATggacatcaaaggatccactcaggagaaaaacATCATAAATGCCTGGATTGTGGAATGAGCTTCAATCACAGGAGCAGCTTTAGTAGGCATCAAAGAATCCACttgggagagaaaccatataaatgcctggagtgtggaaagaaatTCACTCAGGGGAGCAGCCTTTAtagacatcaaaggatccactcaggagagaaaccTCATAAATGTctagaatgtggaaagagctttagtcTGAGCAGCAGCCTTTATAGACATcaaatgatccacacaggagaaaagcctTATaagtgcctggagtgtggaaagagcttcaattgGAACAGCAGCCTTTATggacatcaaaggatccactcaggagaaaaacatcataaatgcctggagtgtggaaagagattCACTCAGAGGAGCAGCCTTTATAAACATCAAAtgatccactcaggagagaaaccatataaatgcctggagtgtggaaagaacttCAGTCAGAGGAGTAGCCTTTAtagacatcaaaggatccactcaggagagaaaccTCATAAATTCCCGGAATGTGGAAAAACCTTTAAAGCAAATAGAGATCCAATgtggagaaaaaccatataa
- the LOC131186287 gene encoding zinc finger protein 271-like isoform X3 translates to MMQEDGGARRGKEGSAAREEEEEESGPRGAALPGPGAASPGDGGERPGGSGAAGGLSPGGGRERRLPGGRCGEEETGGDPETVLEGGGSFGRPGRPPRIQEGGKEHQCPECGRSFKRNGNLENHLKIHSGEKKYECPECEKSFKNNRNLKNHLNIHLEEKPFKCQECGISFYYRSSFNRHLKIHSGEKPYKCLECGKRFSQRSSLYKHQRIHWREKPNKCLEGGGSFGRHQTPQRIHEEEKKYQCPECEKSFKRNGDLESHLRIHTGEKSYKCPECEKSFQTNRHFENHLKNHSVGNPYQCIECGKNFSQRGDLNQHQRIHTGEQPYKCFECGKSFRQRSSHYRHQRIHTGEKPHKCLECGKSFSHRNSLYVHQRIHTGEKPYKCLQCGKRFTDGGNLYKHQSIHTREKPYKCLKCGKSFTILGRLRDHQRIHTGEKPYTCMECESSFSSKTSLYSHQRIHTGEKPYKCLESGKNLNHTGHLITHQRVHLGEKQENHLGYGNSFSERMDKTLNNPQRIHAGEKKYQCTECEKSFKTNAYLKSHLRSHKAEKPFKCLECGKCFTHKSTLNRHQISHSGQKLHKCLDCGKSFTRKGRLYTHQRIHTGEKPYKCLECGMSFTDSGNLHKHQWIHTGEKPHKCLLCGKSFSHRSTLYVHQRIHTGEKPHKCLECGKSFNRAGNLYIHQRIHTGQKPYQCLECGKSFNQRGNFYIHQRIHSGEKPYKCLECGKAFNRKGTLYGHQGIHTGEKSQERLECWESFSSKQNLYSHEGIHTRKTI, encoded by the exons ATGATGCAG gaggacggaggagcccggcgggggaaggaaggaagcgccgcccgagaggag gaggaggaggagagcgggcCCCGCGGAGCAGCCCTGCCCGGTCCCGGCGCGGCTTCCCCGGGAGACGGCGGGGAAAGGCCGGGGGGCTCCGGGGCTGCAGGAGGGCTGAGCCCAGGGGGAGGCCGGGAAAGGCGGCTGCCTGGAGGGCGATGCGGGGAGGAGGAAACGGGCGGAGACCCCGAGACGGTCCTGGAGGGCGGAGGCTCCTTCGGAAGACCCGGGAGGCCCCCGAGGatccaggagggaggaaaggaacatCAGTGCCCCGAATGTGGAAGATCCttcaaaagaaatggaaatcttgaaaaccatttaaaaatcCACTCcggagaaaagaaatatgaatgcccagaatgtgaaaaatccttcaaaaataatAGAAATCTGAAAAACCATCTAAACATCCACTTAgaagagaaaccatttaaatgccaGGAGTGTGGAATCAGCTTCTATTATAGGAGCAGCTTCAATAGACATCTAAAAATCCATtcaggagaaaaaccttataaatgcctggagtgtggaaagaggttCAGTCAGAGGAGCAGCCTTTATAAACATCAAAGGATCCATTGGAGAGAGAAACCAAATAAATGCCTGGAGGGCGGAGGCTCCTTTGGAAGACACCAGACTCCCCAAAGGATCcatgaggaagaaaagaaatatcagTGCCCGGAATGTGAAAAATCTTTCAAACGAAATGGAGATCTGGAAAGCCATCTAAGGATACACACAGGAGAAAAATCATATAAATGCCCAGAATGTGAAAAATCCTTCCAAACAAATAGACATTTTGAAAACCATCTAAAAAACCACTCAGTTGGAAACCCATATCAATGCATTGAGTGTGGAAAGAACTTCAGTCAGAGAGGAGATCTTAATcaacatcaaaggatccacacaggagaacaaccttataaatgctttgagtgtggaaagagcttccgtcAGAGGAGCAGTCATTAtagacatcaaaggatccacacaggagaaaaacctcataaatgcctggagtgtggaaagagctttagtcATAGGAACAGCCTTTAtgtacatcaaaggatccacacaggagaaaaaccttataaatgccTGCAGTGTGGAAAGAGATTTACTGATGGTGGAAACCTTTACAAGCATCAAAGTATTCACACACgagaaaaaccctataaatgcctcaagtgtggaaagagttttacTATACTTGGACGCCTTCGTGACCATCAAAGAAttcacactggagagaaaccttATACATGCATGGAATGTGAAAGCAGCTTCAGTAGTAAAACATCCCTATATAGCCAtcaaaggattcacacaggagaaaaaccatataaatgcctggAAAGTGGAAAAAACTTGAATCACACAGGACATCTTATCACACATCAAAGAGTCCACTTAGGAGAGAAACAGGAAAACCACCTGGGGTATGGAAACAGCTTCAGTGAGAGAATGGACAAAACACTCAACAATCCCCAAAGAATCCACGCAGGAGAAAAGAAATATCAATGCACAGAATGTGAAAAATCTTTCAAAACAAATGCATATCTTAAAAGCCATTTAAGAAGCCACAAAGcagagaaaccatttaaatgtcTGGAGTGTGGAAAGTGCTTCACTCACAAGAGCACCCTCAATAGACATCAAATAAGCCACTCCGGACAGAAACTGCATAAGTGCCTAGATTGTGGGAAGAGCTTCACTCGGAAGGGACGTCTTTATACACATCAAAGAatccacacgggagaaaaaccatataaatgcttggagtgtggaatGAGCTTTACTGACAGTGGAAATCTCCACAAACATCaatggatccacacaggagaaaaacctcataaatgcctgctgtgtggaaagagcttcagtcataGGAGCACCCTTTATGTACAtcaaaggattcacacaggagaaaagccacataaatgcctggagtgtggaaagagtttcaaTCGGGCAGGAAACCTTTACATTCATCAAAGAATCCACACTGGACAGAAACCGTatcaatgcctggagtgtggaaagagcttcaatcaGAGAGGAAACTTTTACATACATCAAAGaatccactcaggagagaaaccctataaatgcctggaatgtggaaagGCTTTCAATAGGAAAGGAACTCTGTATGGACATCAAGGGATTCATACAGGAGAAAAATCACAGGAACGCCTGGAGTGTTGGGAAAGTTTCAGTTCAAAGCAGAATCTTTATTCACATGAAGGAATCCACACGAGGAAAACCATATGA
- the LOC131186287 gene encoding zinc finger protein 91-like isoform X1 yields MMQEDGGARRGKEGSAAREEEESGPRGAALPGPSAASPGDGGERPGGSGAAGGMSPGGARERCLTEGRCGEEETGGDPFPKGSGEEGKKYECPECGKSFKRNDHLEKHLRIHSGEKPHKCLECGKSFSQLGNLSRHEKIHSGEKPYECLECGKRFNLRESLNTHQRIHTGEKPHKCLECGKSFSVRESLYRHLSIHSGEKEYQCRECEKSFRTNNDLENHLRIHTGEKPHRCFECGKSFNHMSSFYRHKRIHLRKTYQCWECEKSFQTIQILEKHLRIHSEEKPNKCLEGGGSFERPGSPQRIQEGGKKYQCPECEKTFKRNGHLQLHLSIHSGEKEYQCPECEKFFRRKDHLQSHLTIHSGEKPHKCMECGMSFNHRSSFSRHQRIHLGEKPNNCLECGKNLNDGSSPCRHQTVQSGDNPNKCLECGKSFNDMSSLYRHRRTHSAEKPYKCLECGKTFGHWSNLHLHQRIHSGEKPYKCLECGVRFCQRSSLYRHRRIHSGEKPYNCLECGKSFRQKTNLHLHQRIHSGEEPYQCLDCGKRFMDGGNFRKHQRIHTGEKPYKCLECGKSFNHTGHLITHQRVHLGEKQETRLGCGKSFNEKRADERLGNPQGIHEGEKKYQCTECEESFKTNRGLLNHLRIHTPEKPFKCLECGKFFTHKSTLNRHQISHSGQKLHTCLDCGKSFTRKGRLYTHQRIHTGEKPYKCLECGMSFTDSGNLRKHQWTHTGEKPHKCLECGKCFNMRGTMYRHQMIHTGEKPHKCLECGKCFNMRGTLYTHQRIHTGEKPHKCLQCGKSFNRRGNLYIHQRIHSGDKPYKCLECGKSFSANRSLYRHQRIHTGETSHTVFPPK; encoded by the exons ATGATGCAG gaggacggaggagcccggcgggggaaggaaggaagcgccgcccgagaggaggaggagagcgggcCCCGCGGAGCAGCCCTGCCCGGTCCCAGCGCGGCTTCCCCGGGAGACGGCGGGGAAAGGCCGGGGGGCTCCGGGGCTGCCGGAGGGATGAGCCCAGGGGGAGCTCGGGAAAGGTGTCTGACTGAAGGGCGATGCGGGGAGGAGGAAACGGGCGGCGACCCCTTCCCAAAAGGAtctggggaggaaggaaagaaatatgaaTGCCCGGAATGTGGAAAATCCTTCAAAAGAAACGACCATCTTGAAAAACATCTAAGaatccactcaggagaaaaacctcataaatgcctggagtgtggaaagagtttcagtCAGTTGGGAAACCTTTCTAGACATGAAAAGATCCATTCCGGAGAGAAACCATACgaatgcttggagtgtggaaagagattCAATCTGAGGGAAAGCCTTAATacacatcaaaggatccacacaggagagaaaccacatAAATgcttggaatgtggaaagagcttcagtgtgAGGGAAAGCCTTTACAGACATCTAAGCATCCACTCAGGAGAAAAGGAATATCAGTGCCGGGAATGTGAAAAATCCTTCAGAACAAATAATGATCTTGAAAACCATCTaagaatccacacaggagagaaacctcacAGATGCTTtgagtgtgggaagagcttcaaTCATATGAGCAGCTTCTATAGACATAAGAGAATCCATTTACGAAAAACGTATCAATGCTGGGAATGTGAAAAATCCTTCCAAACAATTCAAATCCTTGAAAAACATCTAAGAATCCACTCAGAAGAGAAACCGAATAAATGCCTGGAGGGGGGAGGGTCCTTTGAAAGACCCGGGAGTCCCCAAAGGatccaggagggaggaaagaaatatcagtgCCCGGAATGTGAAAAAACcttcaagagaaatggacatctcCAACTCCATCTAAGCATCCACTCAGGAGAAAAGGAATatcaatgcccagaatgtgaaAAATTCTTCAGAAGAAAAGACCATCTTCAAAGCCATCTAACaatccactcaggagagaaacctcataaatgcatggagtgtggaatgaGCTTCAATCACAGGAGCAGCTTTAGCAGGCATCAAAGAATCCACTTGGGAGAGAAACCAAATAAttgcttggagtgtggaaagaacttGAATGATGGGAGCAGCCCTTGTAGACATCAAACAGTCCAGTCAGGTGACAACCcgaataaatgcctggagtgtggaaagagtttcaaTGATATGAGCAGCCTTTATAGACATAGAAGAACCCACTCAGCCGAAAAACCGTATAAAtgtctggagtgtggaaagacctttggtcATTGGAGCAACCTTCATctacatcaaaggatccactcaggagagaaaccgtataaatgcctggagtgtggagtGAGATTCTGTCAGAGGAGCAGCCTTTATAGACATAGAAGaatccactcaggagaaaaaccGTATAACTGTCTGGAATGTGGAAAAAGCTTCCGCCAGAAGACTAACCTTCATCTACATCAAAGGATCCATTCAGGAGAGGAACCGTATCAATGCCTGGACTGTGGAAAGAGGTTTATGGATGGTGGAAACTTCCGTAAAcatcaaaggattcacactggagaaaaaccatataaatgcctggaatgtggaaagagcttcaatcaCACAGGACACCTTATTACACATCAAAGAGTCCACTTAGGAGAGAAACAGGAAACCCGCCTGGGATGTGGAAAAAGCTTCAATGAGAAGAGAGCAGACGAAAGACTCGGGAATCCCCAAGGAATTCACGAGGGAGAAAAGAAATATCAATGCACAGAATGTGAAGAATCTTTCAAAACAAATAGAGGTCTTCTAAACCATCTGAGAATCCACACAccagagaaaccatttaaatgtcTGGAGTGTGGAAAGTTCTTCACTCACAAGAGCACCCTCAATAGACATCAAATAAGCCACTCCGGACAGAAACTGCATACGTGCCTAgattgtggaaagagcttcactcGGAAGGGACGTCTTTATacacatcaaaggatccacacgggagaaaaaccatataaatgcttaGAGTGTGGAATGAGCTTTACTGACAGTGGAAATCTCCGCAAACATCAATGGAcccacacgggagaaaaacctCATAAATGCCTCGAATGTGGAAAGTGTTTCAATATGAGAGGAACTATGTATAGACATCAAatgattcacacaggagaaaaaccacataAATGCCTCGAATGTGGAAAGTGTTTCAATATGAGAGGAACCCTGTATacacatcaaaggatccacacaggagaaaaaccacataaatgtctgcagtgtggaaagagcttcaatcgGAGAGGAAACCTTTACATACATCAAAGAATCCACTCAGGAGACAAACCATATAAATGTCtagagtgtggaaagagtttctCTGCAAACAGAAGTCTTTATAGGCATCAaagaatccacacaggagaaacatCACATacagtgtttcccccaaaatag
- the LOC131186291 gene encoding zinc finger protein 665-like, whose translation MQICTEKVFFPRSAFGQIYGSYRRGEEAATPTNTQSDVRRKLSQFADGSAWMQEDGGARRGKEGSAAREEEEESGPRGAALPGPGAASPGDGGERPGGSGAAGGMSPGGARERRLPGGRCGEEETGGDPETVLEGGGSFGRPGRPPRIQEGGKKYECLVCGKTFKRNDLLKRHLKIHSVGNPHKCFECGKNFSRRADLNQHRRIHSGEKPYKCLECGKNFSHRSSLYVHERIHTGEKPYKCFECGKSFSQRSTHEKHQRIHTGEKPNKCLECGKSFSQSSSLYRHRRIHWREKPNKCLEGGGSFRKPGNPQRIQEGRKEYQCPDCEKSYKTNGYFQRHLSIHRGEKKYQCPECEKSFITNGHFENHLKNHSVENPHKCFECGKNFSRRADLDQHLRIHTREKPYKCFECAKSFRQRSSHERHQRIHMGEKPFKCLECGKSFNWRGNLYTHQKIHLGEKPYECLECGKSFTGASGLQCHKKIHTGEKLYKCLECGNSFSTRRDLDRHEMIHTGAKPYKCLECGKGFTQRGNLCVHQRIHSGEKPYQCLDCGKAFSSKRTLDSHHRIHSGEKPFKCLQCGKSFDLRGSLYIHQRIHSGEKPFQCLDCGKDFSSKKTLSSHQRIHSGEKPYKCLECGKSFNQRGNLYIHQRIHTGEKPYQCLECGKRFIQRGNLYIHERIHSGSKKHQCHTAEEPYNHPKIVFPPKPKVLVFGNMDLEPVI comes from the exons ATGCAAATATGCACCGAGAAAGTTTTCTTCCCACGTTCAGCATTCGGACAAATATACGGGAgctacaggagaggagaggaagcggCCACGCCCACAAATACGCAATCAGACGTGCGTCGGAAGTTGTCCCAGTTTGCCGACGGAAGTGCCTGGATGCAG gaggacggaggagcccggcgggggaaggaaggaagcgccgcccgagaggaggaggaggagagcgggcCCCGCGGAGCAGCCCTGCCCGGTCCCGGCGCGGCTTCCCCGGGAGACGGCGGGGAAAGGCCGGGGGGCTCCGGGGCTGCCGGAGGGATGAGCCCAGGGGGAGCCCGGGAAAGGCGGCTGCCTGGAGGGCGATGCGGGGAGGAGGAAACGGGCGGAGACCCCGAGACGGTCCTGGAGGGCGGAGGCTCCTTCGGAAGACCCGGGAGGCCCCCGAGGatccaggagggaggaaagaaatacGAATGTCTGGTATGTGGAAAAACCTTCAAAAGAAACGACCTTCTTAAAAGGCATCTAAAAATCCACTCAGTTGGAAACCCACATaaatgctttgagtgtggaaagaACTTCAGCCGAAGAGCAGATCTTAATCAGCATCgaaggatccactcaggagaaaaaccgtataaatgcctggagtgtggaaagaacttCAGTCACAGGAGCAGCCTTTATGTACATGaaaggatccacacgggagaaaaacctTATAAGTGCTTcgagtgtgggaagagcttcagtCAGAGAAGCACCCATGAGAAACACCAaagaatccacacaggagaaaaaccgaataaatgcctggagtgtggaaagagcttcagtcagaGCAGCAGCCTTTATAGACATAGAAGAATCCACTGGAGAGAGAAACCGAATAAATGCCTGGAGGGCGGAGGATCCTTCAGAAAACCCGGCAACCCCCAAAGAATCCAGGAGGGGCGAAAGGAATATCAGTGCCCGGACTGTGAAAAATCCTACAAAACAAATGGATATTTTCAAAGGCACCTAAGCATCCACAGAGGAGAGAAGAAATATCAATGTCCGGAATGTGAAAAATCCTTCATAACAAATGGACATTTTGAAAACCATCTAAAAAACCACTCAGTTGAAAACCCACATaaatgctttgagtgtggaaagaACTTCAGTCGAAGAGCAGATCTTGATCAACATCTACGAATCCACACAAgagaaaaaccttataaatgctTTGAGTGTGCAAAGAGCTTCCGTCAAAGGAGCAGCCATGAGAGACATCAAAGAATTCACATgggagagaaaccatttaaatgtctggagtgtggaaagagtttcaaTTGGAGAGGAAACCTTTACACACATCAAAAAATCCActtaggagaaaaaccatatgaatgtctggagtgtggaaagagctttactgGGGCTTCAGGCCTCCAGTGTCATAAAAAAATACATACTGGAGAAAAACTCTATAAATGCCTCGAATGTGGAAACAGCTTCAGTACAAGAAGAGACCTGGATAGACATGAAATGATTCACACAGGAGCAAAACCTTATAAAtgtctggagtgtggaaagggcttcacTCAGAGAGGAAACCTCTGCGTACATCAAAGaatccactcaggagaaaaaccatatcaaTGCCTTGATTGTGGCAAGGCTTTCTCTTCCAAGAGAACCCTTGATTCACATCATAGaatccactcaggagaaaaaccatttaaatgtctgcagtgtggaaagagcttcgatCTGAGGGGAAGCCTTTACATACATCAAAGaatccactcaggagaaaaaccatttcAATGCCTGGATTGTGGCAAGGATttctcttcaaagaaaaccctctcttcccaccaaagaatccactcaggagaaaaaccatataaatgtctggagtgtggaaagagcttcaatcaAAGAGGCAACCTTTATATACATCAaagaatccacacaggagaaaaaccgtatcaatgtctggagtgtggaaagaggttCATTCAGAGAGGGAACCTTTACATACATGAAAGAATCCACTCTGGAAGTAAGAAACACCAATGCCACACTGCAGAGGAACCCTATAATCACCCTAAAATTGTTTTTCCACCAAAACCAAAAGTGTTAGTTTTTGGGAATATGGATCTTGAGCCTGTAATTTAG
- the LOC131186287 gene encoding zinc finger protein 271-like isoform X2 → MRRLRPGPPLRGRGRSRDPPLSLSPLQEDGGARRGKEGSAAREEEESGPRGAALPGPGAASPGDGGERPGGSGAAGGLSPGGGRERRLPGGRCGEEETGGDPETVLEGGGSFGRPGRPPRIQEGGKEHQCPECGRSFKRNGNLENHLKIHSGEKKYECPECEKSFKNNRNLKNHLNIHLEEKPFKCQECGISFYYRSSFNRHLKIHSGEKPYKCLECGKRFSQRSSLYKHQRIHWREKPNKCLEGGGSFGRHQTPQRIHEEEKKYQCPECEKSFKRNGDLESHLRIHTGEKSYKCPECEKSFQTNRHFENHLKNHSVGNPYQCIECGKNFSQRGDLNQHQRIHTGEQPYKCFECGKSFRQRSSHYRHQRIHTGEKPHKCLECGKSFSHRNSLYVHQRIHTGEKPYKCLQCGKRFTDGGNLYKHQSIHTREKPYKCLKCGKSFTILGRLRDHQRIHTGEKPYTCMECESSFSSKTSLYSHQRIHTGEKPYKCLESGKNLNHTGHLITHQRVHLGEKQENHLGYGNSFSERMDKTLNNPQRIHAGEKKYQCTECEKSFKTNAYLKSHLRSHKAEKPFKCLECGKCFTHKSTLNRHQISHSGQKLHKCLDCGKSFTRKGRLYTHQRIHTGEKPYKCLECGMSFTDSGNLHKHQWIHTGEKPHKCLLCGKSFSHRSTLYVHQRIHTGEKPHKCLECGKSFNRAGNLYIHQRIHTGQKPYQCLECGKSFNQRGNFYIHQRIHSGEKPYKCLECGKAFNRKGTLYGHQGIHTGEKSQERLECWESFSSKQNLYSHEGIHTRKTI, encoded by the exons AT GCGGAGGCTTCGGCCTGGGCCTCCCCTGCGGGGAAGGGGACGCAGCCGTgacccgcctctctctctctctcccctgcaggaggacggaggagcccggcgggggaaggaaggaagcgccgcccgagaggaggaggagagcgggcCCCGCGGAGCAGCCCTGCCCGGTCCCGGCGCGGCTTCCCCGGGAGACGGCGGGGAAAGGCCGGGGGGCTCCGGGGCTGCAGGAGGGCTGAGCCCAGGGGGAGGCCGGGAAAGGCGGCTGCCTGGAGGGCGATGCGGGGAGGAGGAAACGGGCGGAGACCCCGAGACGGTCCTGGAGGGCGGAGGCTCCTTCGGAAGACCCGGGAGGCCCCCGAGGatccaggagggaggaaaggaacatCAGTGCCCCGAATGTGGAAGATCCttcaaaagaaatggaaatcttgaaaaccatttaaaaatcCACTCcggagaaaagaaatatgaatgcccagaatgtgaaaaatccttcaaaaataatAGAAATCTGAAAAACCATCTAAACATCCACTTAgaagagaaaccatttaaatgccaGGAGTGTGGAATCAGCTTCTATTATAGGAGCAGCTTCAATAGACATCTAAAAATCCATtcaggagaaaaaccttataaatgcctggagtgtggaaagaggttCAGTCAGAGGAGCAGCCTTTATAAACATCAAAGGATCCATTGGAGAGAGAAACCAAATAAATGCCTGGAGGGCGGAGGCTCCTTTGGAAGACACCAGACTCCCCAAAGGATCcatgaggaagaaaagaaatatcagTGCCCGGAATGTGAAAAATCTTTCAAACGAAATGGAGATCTGGAAAGCCATCTAAGGATACACACAGGAGAAAAATCATATAAATGCCCAGAATGTGAAAAATCCTTCCAAACAAATAGACATTTTGAAAACCATCTAAAAAACCACTCAGTTGGAAACCCATATCAATGCATTGAGTGTGGAAAGAACTTCAGTCAGAGAGGAGATCTTAATcaacatcaaaggatccacacaggagaacaaccttataaatgctttgagtgtggaaagagcttccgtcAGAGGAGCAGTCATTAtagacatcaaaggatccacacaggagaaaaacctcataaatgcctggagtgtggaaagagctttagtcATAGGAACAGCCTTTAtgtacatcaaaggatccacacaggagaaaaaccttataaatgccTGCAGTGTGGAAAGAGATTTACTGATGGTGGAAACCTTTACAAGCATCAAAGTATTCACACACgagaaaaaccctataaatgcctcaagtgtggaaagagttttacTATACTTGGACGCCTTCGTGACCATCAAAGAAttcacactggagagaaaccttATACATGCATGGAATGTGAAAGCAGCTTCAGTAGTAAAACATCCCTATATAGCCAtcaaaggattcacacaggagaaaaaccatataaatgcctggAAAGTGGAAAAAACTTGAATCACACAGGACATCTTATCACACATCAAAGAGTCCACTTAGGAGAGAAACAGGAAAACCACCTGGGGTATGGAAACAGCTTCAGTGAGAGAATGGACAAAACACTCAACAATCCCCAAAGAATCCACGCAGGAGAAAAGAAATATCAATGCACAGAATGTGAAAAATCTTTCAAAACAAATGCATATCTTAAAAGCCATTTAAGAAGCCACAAAGcagagaaaccatttaaatgtcTGGAGTGTGGAAAGTGCTTCACTCACAAGAGCACCCTCAATAGACATCAAATAAGCCACTCCGGACAGAAACTGCATAAGTGCCTAGATTGTGGGAAGAGCTTCACTCGGAAGGGACGTCTTTATACACATCAAAGAatccacacgggagaaaaaccatataaatgcttggagtgtggaatGAGCTTTACTGACAGTGGAAATCTCCACAAACATCaatggatccacacaggagaaaaacctcataaatgcctgctgtgtggaaagagcttcagtcataGGAGCACCCTTTATGTACAtcaaaggattcacacaggagaaaagccacataaatgcctggagtgtggaaagagtttcaaTCGGGCAGGAAACCTTTACATTCATCAAAGAATCCACACTGGACAGAAACCGTatcaatgcctggagtgtggaaagagcttcaatcaGAGAGGAAACTTTTACATACATCAAAGaatccactcaggagagaaaccctataaatgcctggaatgtggaaagGCTTTCAATAGGAAAGGAACTCTGTATGGACATCAAGGGATTCATACAGGAGAAAAATCACAGGAACGCCTGGAGTGTTGGGAAAGTTTCAGTTCAAAGCAGAATCTTTATTCACATGAAGGAATCCACACGAGGAAAACCATATGA